A window of Epinephelus lanceolatus isolate andai-2023 chromosome 3, ASM4190304v1, whole genome shotgun sequence genomic DNA:
gataaaataataaaatggcgggaaatccgagctgcttggcggaggtctgccctctccgagtgcttttctagtttataACCTGTATTCCTGCTTTTACTTCAAGGAACAGTGTGTTAGATTAAGGGGTATTTAGTGTCATCTAGCGTTGAGGATTACAAATGGGAACCAGGTCAAACTTCtccacaaaggtctcttcctctccaaaacaaacagacccaatgatttaaaccaataaaaacacagaatacacTGTACAGCAGATTcatattacaaatcagtgtctcTCCTATACTTTTCAGCATATCGGAATTGGGCCACTAACCCAGCACCTGCCAATGTGCGCTCATCTTCTTACTGAAAACTTTttactgtcagaaaaaaaatatttgtggaacAGAAACATATGTTTTTATTCACTCTGATTATTATAACCTCTACCACTTTATAGACTTCTTACCTGTTGAGAAAGGCTCTGCTTTGCTGCGTGGCGATggctgttgttgatgttgcaTCTGTTGTACCTTCTGCTGCAGGGCCACCCCCTTCTGCTGCTGTGACGCTGACGTATGTGTAGGTGGGAACGGCTGGCGCATGTGCGCGTGGCCTgagctgtgtctctgtgtcagggCGGGGGTCGGGGTTGTCACAGCCTGTGTGTGCATCGACGCCATCAGCTGAGAGGCGCCCTGCGCGGGCGAATGCGTGTGCGTATGCAGCGGCTGCGTTGGCGCGGTGGGTCGGGCCTGGAGTGACTGCAAGAAGGTGTGAACTTGACTGAGGGGCGGGGTTTGAGAACTGGTGGGAGTTGGCTCTTCGTCGTCCTCCAGCAGGGCTTGGGGAGGTTGTGCTGAGAGGGTGCCCAAGATGCCGTGCGACGGGGGTGAAGGGACGCGAGGGCGAGGGACGGGCTGGGGCAGAGTGAGTGGAAGCGTAGGCTGAAGCTGGGGCGAGGTGGCTGGTGGCAGGGAGGGGAGCGAGGACGCGGGGGGCTGTGAGGGTTTTGGAGGAAGTGCTGCTGCTCGGTTGCTAGGTCTCGATGGTTGCTGGGGAAGAGCATTGTGGATCGCTGCAAGAGAGAGATGGAACATGGTCAACAGCAgaagtaaaatgaataaatgaattgcTCTTTAAAGGGTGGACTTCCatagttattttttattactgtatcagaaatggttttaaaatgagtttttcacaattatttttgagatattaaatCGTGCAACAAAAGTGATTACTGTGAGTCAACAGATTGATGATGGAAATAATGACTGCAATGCAACCCCAAAATGAATACTGTCAGATTCTTGTCCGTTTCTAAAATTAACTACACAGACAGAAGTTGAACTGAAGTCACATACCTGGCGAAGGTATGATGGGATGTTGGTTTAGGAAAGGGTGTGTCTCAGTGGGCGTCTGGCCGGTGGGTGTGTTTGCATTGAGGAGGCCAGACCCGACGGGGGCACCAGCAGTAGTAATGGTTGGATTGGGCTCTGTGTTCGACTGCGTCAGGTGAGGGTTCATGAACTGAGCCAGAGGATCAAATCCGGAGCTCATTAGCTGTGAGGAGTCTAAAGACTGAACAGGAGGAGGGGGGACAAACGGTGGTTTGGACtggaccacttgaggctgaacCTGGGGCTGAGGCTGAGGAGGGACTGGGCCCGCTCCGCTACTGTGGGTCATTTGGTGCAGCCTCTTGGTGTCTTTGTTAGACAAGACCTTCTTCTGCATCTTGGGAACCAGCCCTGGTGGACGAAGGTATACAATACATACAGAGGAAATGTGAGGAAAGCTGATATGCTGAAgaattgctgctgctgtttctcaaAAACAATACCCTAACGATGTTGTGTGTGCACGACGTTACCATTCTCAGAGTCTTCACTGTCAGAGGAGTCACTGCTGCCTGAAGATGAGGATCCTGTCTTCATCTTTGTCACATTTGTCATTTCCAGAGACTTCTCTACTGCAACAACACACAACCAAAACATTCAGCAACCATtctgaagaaaaaagaaaaacactgggGAAAAAGTCTCACTGGGGAGGTCTGTGCAGTGATTCCTCACATTGATTACATTCAAGTAAATGCAGGGAGTTATATTCCTTTACAACACACCCGATGGCTTGTTAATAGGGCTGTTGTACCTGGAtgaaatcaaaataataatttaaagcaaaagtttgacattttgagaaataagCTTATTCGCTCTGTGGTGGAGAGTTAGATGAGGAGATAATACCCAGATATCAGGATATAGccaggacagagccaggctagctgtttccccccatTTCAGATCTTTATGCTTTGTAGCCAAatccagggtgtctacaggtatcagagaCTTCATTCAAGACATTtttaaaccaaatttaagacagatttttggacaaatcatctttATCTTAATCAAGCACTGCAGGTGAGTATAAAGCCAAGTAATATAGCCTATATCTAGTCCTGTGCAGAGGAAGGATTTATGTGGgaaagtggttatttgagtgTTTCAGCTTGATCAACAATTTGCCATCACGTAAGTGCAAATATATAGAAAAAGACAGGATTACATTCAGTAGTAGGTTTTATAGTTTGTAATTTTAGAAATGaggactttcacacagaagaGCCTGAATCATGTtgcgaattttttttttttaaatatatggataaatgaaattaaatgaaatgtttgtgGAAACTGAGACGTCAGAAATTAAAGACTAATAAATGACTTTTGAGGATTAATATGTATAAATTGAATTAAAGACATTATAAGACAGTTTAAGGACCTGCCGACAACCTTTTATAATTAAAATACAGATATGAAAGTAACACTAATCTTATTATCtaaaggtgttttcacatatagtcctttttaaatgaaccaaactcagtcctcttaaagtgcaccaaaaaatggactgagagaaaaaagactccgttctttttgtgttcacattatCAGTACATTTAaaagaggactcagttctctttctggcaacttcagctctgatgaaGCCTCAGTCCTTTTTCTGTTCATACTATAGCCTATGTATCATATATACTAACATagttctgtttttactttgacgtgCCACTGCAGTGCGGTTATGAAACCCCTTactttcagatgaacttaaaattggagGACACCCgtagtgtttctgtgctgtagactgttgccatttgatgtattttacgttccacatctggagacgtgcagtatctttcgtggaccaaactactcctcatCCTGAGTCCTTGCGCACGTTACAGGCCGACgtagtttcctctgttttttcaagtgtcccagtgcaTTAGcgtgtgatctagagggctaaacACAGcggcaaagagcaaagtgaacCTGGAGCACTTTGTATTCACAAGGCACAGGTAAAGCGAACTGCACCTTGTAGCGAACCGAGGGGTCTGAGTTCATCTGGAGTGTCCACATAAGCACAAAAAATGCAGAGTCTCCGCTCTGAGTCCGTtcagagggctgaaaaggaccaagtgtaaAAACACCCTTACCCTCCCAGAGAACGCAAACAAGCATATTTCGCAAACTATTTGCAAATATTCCTTCAACATTTTTCAGATAGCATCATACTGTACATAACAATATAGCAAACATGTACTTAATTACACGCAATGTATTCAAACTGATGTTCAAGGAAACCGTGTTCCAGCATTGTCTGTGACATGACAGCAAATGTGtaaatgaaagtgaaactaacGATTGTGTTTGCTTTGACTCACTTATTTGGATCACACAAATTGCATTCACAAGCAGTCGATCCTGTGAGATGTATAACAGGATTAACAACTCTTTATACAGTATGTAGCCTTCAAATGTTTCTCTGCCAAACAGTGACATCCCCTTAGAACAGGACCTTAATGTGCTATGAATCAGGTGAGAACTGTCAGAATCACAAAAGTCTCCTGACAACCATACAGGAAGTGCTGAGCACTCATACAAACAGCCTACCTgacggcttcttcttcttcttgaggCAGCTGGAGACGTATTTCTCCAGCTCTCTCAGCGTGGAGGGCTTCAGCGTCTCGAAGTCGATCTCGATCTCGTCCGGGTTGGAGTTCTTCAGCGAAGGCTCACGCGTTTGGATTATGTGCACCACGCGGCCCAGTTTGTCACCGGGCAGCTTGTTGATGTCCAGGCTCAGCTGGCGCTTCTCCTCGTACGACATCGGCTTGCATCTTTCGACTGACACGCCCCCAAATGCTTCTGGTGGGGAAAACATAACAGCAGGTTGATACTGGGTCATGGTTGAGGACACTTTCAAACAAGAAATCCTGCTTAACACATCTCTCATTACCTATTTCATCTTCTGCTTCAAGAGAGGCTGAGGGGACGAGAGGAGTTGGCACAGGCTGAGGGGGCGCAGCTGGACGACTGTTTTTAACTCCTTCTTTCTTACTGTAATTGTAAAATGATAAGATTAGCTCCAGCTGACACAGCTACAGTAATATTATTTATCTTATTGCCTCTGTGACACCTACCCcgtcttttttctttccttctttccaaTTATTGGATCCTTGCTGCTCTTGCTTTTCTTAGATGTCTGAAGCATCACAGACGGAGGCGCCTCCACAGGTTCCTCAGATCCCATCTTCTTcttgtgcttttctttcttcttctccttcttctcccgCTCCTTCTTCTTGGGCTTGCTGGCCGGGGGCTGTGAGAGTGCTGCCAGCTGTTCATGGACAGCCTTGAGCtagaggacacaaacacacacacacagtgggggTCTTACGAGACGAAAAGACAGCATCCTGCACATTTGCGTCTCCATGTCGCAGCATTCACCCACATTCGGCAAAGCTGTTCTGCGTGGCCCACCCACCTGTTGTCTCATAAGCCTCCCTCCCCCTTCATTTTCCATCCTCTAACCTGTTCCTGTAACTCAGCCAACCGATGTTGCCTTTCGTGTTCTGAGTCTCCTCCCGAGGACTCCGATTCGGACGAACTGGAGCTGTCGTCTTCCGAGACAGCAGAAGGAGGCGGGGCTTGTCGAGTGGAGGGGGCAGGGTGGAGGGCCGATGACGGGGTGGGAACAGGGGTGGGCTCCTCTGGCTCATCAGGCATTTTGGCAAAGCGCATCTCAAAAACGTCCTGTTAGGATAGAGGACAGCAAGACAAACTGTGAACTCTACATGAAGCACAAACCAATACGTTCAATACATACATGGGAACAATGAGCGAGGGTATTTCAGAACTGGATCTAAAATGGAACCAGTTAACAGTTCCCAACCATTCACACTTTTATTCTAGTGGTAGTTTTTGTCATAATTGCTGAAAGTTTTACGATATACACATAGTAGTATGAGAcagtctgtggaaaaaaatcacgTTCGTCTGCCTCCTCATAATGCTTCTAATGGCTTTACAGCACATAAAtggaaacaaccaatcagagccataaaccctttttagataggaactgtgcaaatttgcaagaaagcccaatcagtctttttttagCATtggcagattaaaaaaaaaaaacagggaatgcagcaaaatgccacctgcctacttttgtttatacagaatgcgcctttttcggggcaatggggggcgtgagcaagtaacaaaatgtgtagctcagtgtgtgacgtaaacagtgacgtaggagggaagccgtggctggtcagtccttcagcgattctctcgttAGTCGGCTCATCCTTCACCGTCCCTgccatctgacggttaatggcctcttcgtttgagagggcaaggagggcacgcaaATTCtcgtctccccagttgctcatctttacagtgtctgtcaggtttgcgtttccctctagctactagctgctcgctaattcctgctatcagctgtttcctgtttatccaccgccagtgggtcacatgtgcggcgtcatcaacagctcctcccacaagtcttcaacagcccctcctgtcgCAGAAGGtcgccttggtctgtttaaactacgaggcggaaaattgggatcaactcaccaatccggctgtgtgtgtctaaatgcccCCAAgctgccggcaaaacggcccaacattcacggaaaatctggcagtggaaaaggggctaatgagTCATTCATGTCAaccactgctcatgaactgtagcactgatcaaatatgaatcaagattctgttattgtattgtgccattttcatccacttatctggggcctaatcgcgggggcagcaggccaagcaccccagacatccctctctccagcaacaccttccagctcctcctgggggaccccaaggcgttcccagaccagataagatatgtaattcctccagtgtgttctgggtctgcccgggGGCCTCCTACCGGTgggacatgcctgaaacacctctaacaggaggcacccaggaggcatcctgatcagacgcccgaaccacctcaactgatccctttcgatgtgaaggagcagcgactctaccgcgagctccctccagatgttggagctccttaccctatctctaaggctgagcccagccacccaatggaggaaactcatttcggtcGCTTGTATTAGAGGATCGCGGATGTTGAAAACAGTAGAGCCAAACTGAAGCACCGTGATTCACATGATTACAGTGTGTTAGAGACAGTGGATTTTTAATGGCTGATATAATAACGATAGTTTGGATCAGGAAAAAGCTGATAGCCAATTAATCAGCcaataacacaaaaacagaagtttCTTATCCTTGTACCATGTAGGTCTACAAGGAACTTATGTGGCCTGCTCATAAATGACGggtaaaatcatttttatgtgGGACTGCACTTGAACAGCATGAAAACAGTCTATTGTCCGATAGTTtcagcaaaaatgacaaaaagttattttttataaaagttaccaagtGTAGCTTTAATtatgtaaacacaaacaacttACAAATACATACACAATGCACATAGTGTGGGACAAACAGGAGTGGAAGGTAATCTGACCCTGGTCATACagtgtatataatattcattatGGATTGCACTACATGTGTGACATGATGATTACCTGTAATTTGCGTGCCATGTTGACCACATCATGGTCCGGGGGATTGTACTTGTAACAGTTGGAGAACATCAACCGAACGTCTGCTGCAAGTTCTTGAGGGTCTCTGTATTGTCTGTTGTCTAGCTTTTTCTGCAGGAGACAAACAAACGCACTGCTGTGAACAAAACTTATCCAAattctttaaaatgtattctttATTTGTTGAACCTAAAAAAAAGCTGTGCCCTgctgaatcaatcaatcaatcaatcaattttatttataaagcccaatatcacaaatcacaatttgcctcacagggctttacagcatacgacatccctctgtcctttggaccctcacagcggataagggaaaaactcctcaaaaaaaaaaccctttaacgggggaaaaaaacactacaaacctcaggaagagcaactgctGAAGGAATGGAGTATATTTCAACCTGGATATTTTCTTTGTACCAACCAAACAGCATCTATAAAGTTGACAAGTaccaaaaagagacactgtGCTTTGTTAAAATATGGACCCTTGGGAAACTAGCCTTGAGCTAAAAGGAATACAAATAAACCCCATTTTGACATGTGGATCAAAACCTAGGTATTGTCTTGGCAGCTGAACCTGCTCCATTACATGATAAACCAATCCTAATAAAATCACCTTGATGGTGCTGAGATCCATGGGGTGCTTGATGATGTCGTGGTAGTCGTGGAGGCCAAGAGCTTTTACATCAACAGGCTTGTAGAAGGGCCAAGCATATGCTACATGTTTCTTAGACAGCATCTCTCTGACGAGGCGTGCGCAAAAACGCAACTGATCCTGTCGCTTCTGCGTAACTGTCCCTCCCGTCTCCAAACCGCCTCCCAGGTGATGCTGAGAGTCCGGCTGCGAGGTGTCTTTTTTGGGTGTCTTAGACGGGCGGCTGCTCTCTCGCCGCGGCCGAGTCTCAGCAGAGACGGGAGATGATTCACTGAGCTGGTCGTTGGCTGTGGGCGTGGTGGTGTCTGCTTTCCTCTTCTGGCTCTTTCTTTGCTGTTGGAACATCAGAGATCAGAGATTAGAGAATGACAACACCTGAGCTTgtgattaattattaataaataatgacTTCTCCTTACCTTGACGAGGGCGGGGGAGCTCTGCAGCATCGGGGCAGGATGGAGGCCTGGGTGTGTCGGGGCTGGAGGGGGAACAGAGGTCATGCCCTGGGCCAGGACGTCAGGTGTTGAGAGGGGAAATGGGGGACCCAGATGGGGTGCGTGGGAAGCGGGTGTAGGAGGCACACGCGGGGGCTGAGCCTGGGCCAGAGCCATGGGCAGAGCCAGAGGCTGAGCCAGGGACAGGGCAGGAGGGCCTTGAGGGGTGGGTGCAGTCCGGGTGTGCGGGGTGGTTGAAGGGGATGAAAAGCCCCGTGTGTGTGGGGTGGTGGAGGGGGACGATGAGTCTTGGCCTGACTCTGACTTGCTGATCACACCTGGAAGGGAGAACATAAACACAAGAAGATCACAAAGATGAAATAAAGgataactagaattaccacctcgcTGCTGTGCACCTCCGTGAACCATTCAAGTTACAGTTCACATTCAACTCTGTCCAGACTTATGtgtagccatgacagcagaTGAGGCTTCAAATatgaatgttgctgcaaagaagccaTCTCCAACTCGGCAGCATCAAGgttctatacaatcagcagtttcaaagtggacacccaagattagtgtcaccaattcagtatcagaccaaatgtctccccttctgtttctgagttaTGGGGTTGACTATAGGGCTGccatgattagtcgactaatcgatgactaatcgactattaaaataatcggtgactattttagtagtcaactaatcggtttgagtcatttttcatagaaaagcactataaaagtaccccaaaatactcttactgcagcttcttacgttcagatattggcagctttacacactctcccgtgacagtgaactaaaaccctttggcgtgagtatgaaataagacattagatgacgtaattttggggtttgggtgagacagaccgacattttttaacattttaacacattttttgatgaaatgactagtcgactaatcgaagaaataatcgacagattagtcgacagtgaaaataatcgttagtggcagccctagttgactaatggctgAAAAAGGGGTTTGGCATTACACTATAATATCACAGTGCAGCTGACCtgtgaccttttggatataaaatgtcatcatgtcCTATCACCCAtttgtgttttgtcatttttagcATATGCATTCTAGTGTTATAACACAGAACATGTTTtgtggggtcacagtgacctttcattaattttttttattcattcattttccataagcGCTTATGCTGTTAGGGGTTGCGGGGGGaatggagcctatcccagctgacattggccgagaggcagggtacactctggacaggtcgccagaatatcacagggctgacacagagagacagacaaccattcacactcacattcacacctatgggcaatttagagtcaccgattaacctgcatgtctttggactgtggaggGAGTCCGGAGCaccaggagaaaacccacactgacataaggagaacatgcaaagtccacacagaagggctcgaACCCCTCATCCTgagttcgaaccaggaacccttttgctgtgaggcaacaatgctaaccactgcaccaccgtgcaaCCCATCCAAGTTCTCATCAGTCCATCCTTGAGTCctagtggacgtttgtgccaaatttaaggggATTCGTGGAATTCTTGTGTAACCTCTTCATGAAAATGGGGTGGACATGAGGtcccagtgaccttgacctttgaccctaaccatcaaattatattcagttcattcttgagtccaagtggatgtttgtgcctaatttaaagaaattccgaTAAGGTGTTTATGAGATATTGTGTTtgcgagaatgagatggatgagaGGACAACTCAAAAACAgtatgcctctggccacagcagCTGTTGGCACGGAGACATAAAAACACTTATCCACACCTTTAGCTTAAAACTGTCTGAGGGACTACAAAACGTTCAACAATGGTGCAACAAGCCTAAAACAATCAAGGTGTAGCTGATGAAGAGGGAAAACAAGTACAGAAAGCATAAAAACTATACATACAAACTTGGCTGGTTAGGTAAGTACCAGTTacttggaacaaaaacaatcacaCCTGTCATAACCTTTGCTTCTTAAGGGAGGAGGGATGATTTAACGCAACAAATACAGCACTGACATCCTACAGCCCATATTACATCCTTAACTCATACCTCCTTCTCGTCTGCCTCGACGTCCCTTGGTGACCACAGTgatctccttctcctcctgcgGCATCTCTGTGATCTTGTGGAGAAAGACTTTTTCCAAGGCCTCCGCCATTAGGACAATATCATCCCCAggctaaacacacaaacacatgcacatttttAGATGGCATGAGCTCTTTGGGCAGATGCTTTCCTTGGGAAGGAAAACATCTTGCTTCATTACCTAAATTCCAAGTTCATGGAAGTCACATGAAACCAGAACTCATGTGGCTAGTGGCTGACCTTGTTGTAGATGTAGCAGTTTGTGAACATTGTGTTGAAGTCTTGGATGCACTCCTGGGCATTCCAGTAGTAATTGTTCTCCAGACGTTTTTTTATCGTGCCCATGTCCATCGGGGTCTTGATGATCTTGTAGTAGTCCTTCGGGGAGGAGAGCAGGTAGAGAGTATTagatttttatctttttctgaCAAAAGAATGTGGAAAAAAGACGAAGTTTGCTTTGTCAAAACTATCATTTATGAGTTGAACATGCATGACTTATATCAACCTTGTCACCAGAACACCAGGTTAGTTTTCGCCAAAACTTCGCTCTGCTGTGCATGTGTTGTGTCCAACTTTAGTGTTGGCTAGTTTGACCATGAGATGCAAGTGCCAGCTAGCTTGACAGCAGTCTTTTTCTCATCAGCAGAGCTAGATCAACTGGTCCTCCTGTGCCTCTGGGTTGGTCCATAGGCAGCGTCGGATGTTTCTGCATCAAGCCAGCCGTCACATACATCTCCGTGGTCAAACCAGCTGCCACAGACTGCCCCCGTATTCTAACTACgtctgcttttcaaaataaggtttTAGAACAGTGTAAATACTACATGGTGATAAGTGAAACTGAATTATTTTCATGGTATTGAACATTGTTGTCAGGCCCTGCAGTCATGCAGAAGAGGCacttttaaaacagcaaaggtAACCAAAAAACTAAGAAACTGGACACATGCCAGAAGTGACACAGGAAATGATGTAATACCATGCATGAGACGGAATTTTTTGTTGTCACTggcacacatgttcacacaatAGCCCATTTCCCCATCTTTACTATTTATAGCCTGGCTCTCCTAGCTGCAACAACAACTTTGGTCCATATTGCAGATGCAACATGCAGGCTACAGTAAAGCTCCTATTGTTGCGGGCGACCCTGCCCTCAGGTTTACCCTCAACCTATGCCTTGCACTCTCATTGGCTGTAGCTTGCTGACAGGTCCCTGAGAGGTCCAGATATATAGCCTGCTAGATATATAGGAAACGTCTTCAATGCATCTGTGAGCCGAGTCTTTGAAGTGTTCACACTTCACATAGCCAACGCCGATTTGCTTCTTATGTGAGGCTTTTGTTTTGGAGCTCCATAAAATGATATTCAAAGAAATTCTGATGCCATCAAA
This region includes:
- the LOC117255244 gene encoding bromodomain-containing protein 4-like isoform X5, with the protein product MGDGLEAGSSQNPPSAPPTLSFNPPPPETWNPSRPKRQTNQLQFLLKEVLKTLWKHHFAWPFQAPVDAIKLNLPDYYKIIKTPMDMGTIKKRLENNYYWNAQECIQDFNTMFTNCYIYNKPGDDIVLMAEALEKVFLHKITEMPQEEKEITVVTKGRRGRREGGVISKSESGQDSSSPSTTPHTRGFSSPSTTPHTRTAPTPQGPPALSLAQPLALPMALAQAQPPRVPPTPASHAPHLGPPFPLSTPDVLAQGMTSVPPPAPTHPGLHPAPMLQSSPALVKQRKSQKRKADTTTPTANDQLSESSPVSAETRPRRESSRPSKTPKKDTSQPDSQHHLGGGLETGGTVTQKRQDQLRFCARLVREMLSKKHVAYAWPFYKPVDVKALGLHDYHDIIKHPMDLSTIKKKLDNRQYRDPQELAADVRLMFSNCYKYNPPDHDVVNMARKLQDVFEMRFAKMPDEPEEPTPVPTPSSALHPAPSTRQAPPPSAVSEDDSSSSSESESSGGDSEHERQHRLAELQEQLKAVHEQLAALSQPPASKPKKKEREKKEKKKEKHKKKMGSEEPVEAPPSVMLQTSKKSKSSKDPIIGKKERKKTGKKEGVKNSRPAAPPQPVPTPLVPSASLEAEDEIAFGGVSVERCKPMSYEEKRQLSLDINKLPGDKLGRVVHIIQTREPSLKNSNPDEIEIDFETLKPSTLRELEKYVSSCLKKKKKPSVEKSLEMTNVTKMKTGSSSSGSSDSSDSEDSENGLVPKMQKKVLSNKDTKRLHQMTHSSGAGPVPPQPQPQVQPQVVQSKPPFVPPPPVQSLDSSQLMSSGFDPLAQFMNPHLTQSNTEPNPTITTAGAPVGSGLLNANTPTGQTPTETHPFLNQHPIIPSPAIHNALPQQPSRPSNRAAALPPKPSQPPASSLPSLPPATSPQLQPTLPLTLPQPVPRPRVPSPPSHGILGTLSAQPPQALLEDDEEPTPTSSQTPPLSQVHTFLQSLQARPTAPTQPLHTHTHSPAQGASQLMASMHTQAVTTPTPALTQRHSSGHAHMRQPFPPTHTSASQQQKGVALQQKVQQMQHQQQPSPRSKAEPFSTGCLRESPSPLMMHSPQMPQFHTMGQQSPSQTKKHEQRSNLVAVKEEKPSQSPVLPPSPFSPAMRQDTHKHDNKHRLDLKPLDGSRPSSRLPDSPAPPCSQQDNKIKQEPKTPIAPKKTQDVKLKNMGSWASLAQRSQSTPASSVRSSSDSFEQFRRAAREKEERERQLKAQAEQARREQEKLRRDDEDTMEQARRAQEDARRRQEQQSPLAPTPPASTPPTHSPQAPPTQPQVPPTPSSATQNTLDQREMARRREQERRRREAMADTIDINFQSDLMAIFEENLF
- the LOC117255244 gene encoding bromodomain-containing protein 4-like isoform X4; translation: MGDGLEAGSSQNPPSAPPTLSFNPPPPETWNPSRPKRQTNQLQFLLKEVLKTLWKHHFAWPFQAPVDAIKLNLPDYYKIIKTPMDMGTIKKRLENNYYWNAQECIQDFNTMFTNCYIYNKPGDDIVLMAEALEKVFLHKITEMPQEEKEITVVTKGRRGRREGGVISKSESGQDSSSPSTTPHTRGFSSPSTTPHTRTAPTPQGPPALSLAQPLALPMALAQAQPPRVPPTPASHAPHLGPPFPLSTPDVLAQGMTSVPPPAPTHPGLHPAPMLQSSPALVKQRKSQKRKADTTTPTANDQLSESSPVSAETRPRRESSRPSKTPKKDTSQPDSQHHLGGGLETGGTVTQKRQDQLRFCARLVREMLSKKHVAYAWPFYKPVDVKALGLHDYHDIIKHPMDLSTIKKKLDNRQYRDPQELAADVRLMFSNCYKYNPPDHDVVNMARKLQDVFEMRFAKMPDEPEEPTPVPTPSSALHPAPSTRQAPPPSAVSEDDSSSSSESESSGGDSEHERQHRLAELQEQLKAVHEQLAALSQPPASKPKKKEREKKEKKKEKHKKKMGSEEPVEAPPSVMLQTSKKSKSSKDPIIGKKERKKTGKKEGVKNSRPAAPPQPVPTPLVPSASLEAEDEIAFGGVSVERCKPMSYEEKRQLSLDINKLPGDKLGRVVHIIQTREPSLKNSNPDEIEIDFETLKPSTLRELEKYVSSCLKKKKKPSVEKSLEMTNVTKMKTGSSSSGSSDSSDSEDSENGLVPKMQKKVLSNKDTKRLHQMTHSSGAGPVPPQPQPQVQPQVVQSKPPFVPPPPVQSLDSSQLMSSGFDPLAQFMNPHLTQSNTEPNPTITTAGAPVGSGLLNANTPTGQTPTETHPFLNQHPIIPSPAIHNALPQQPSRPSNRAAALPPKPSQPPASSLPSLPPATSPQLQPTLPLTLPQPVPRPRVPSPPSHGILGTLSAQPPQALLEDDEEPTPTSSQTPPLSQVHTFLQSLQARPTAPTQPLHTHTHSPAQGASQLMASMHTQAVTTPTPALTQRHSSGHAHMRQPFPPTHTSASQQQKGVALQQKVQQMQHQQQPSPRSKAEPFSTGCLRESPSPLMMHSPQMPQFHTMGQQSPSQTKKHEQRSNLVAVKEEKPSQSPVLPPSPFSPAMRQDTHKHDNKHRLDLKPLDGSRPSSRLPDSPAPPCSQQDNKIKQEPKTPIAPKKTQDVKLKNMGSWASLAQRSQSTPASSVRSSSDSFEQFRRAAREKEERERQLKAQAEQARREQEKLRSRDDEDTMEQARRAQEDARRRQEQQSPLAPTPPASTPPTHSPQAPPTQPQVPPTPSSATQNTLDQREMARRREQERRRREAMADTIDINFQSDLMAIFEENLF